One genomic window of Trichosurus vulpecula isolate mTriVul1 chromosome X, mTriVul1.pri, whole genome shotgun sequence includes the following:
- the LOC118832462 gene encoding fizzy-related protein homolog, translating to MSWSLALPTSPAPSVRKPGDRFIPSRAGANWGLHFRSNDDSEKSLTLKTQTKHPDTRNQKSDLVYSALLKNELLGARIQKVQDPKAEDQTLQLSVPTKKNLFTFSPRIKRWSPDTRYEVSPYHLSPISKRSQTLLTSARQLTRNIAKSPFKILEAPDLRDDFYLNLLDWSRLNVIAVGLDSDVYLWSALTCQVTKLCDLSLEDDFVTSVNWSEHGNLLAVGTQRGFVQIWDVGAEKILSVLRGHVARVSSLAWNADQISSGSKDRRILQRDIRALSLQSQRRLKGHKQEVCGLRWSPDHHLLASGGNDNKVIVWNDFSLKPFQQYTHHKAAVKAIAWSPHQHRVLASGGGSVDRCIRFWNTLTGQPLQQIDTGSQVCNLAWSRQDSELVSTHGFAENQIVVWRYPSLTQVAKLTGHSNRILYMAVSPDGQAIVTGAGDQSLRFWNVFRKNRSPKESVSVLNLFTRIR from the coding sequence ATGAGCTGGAGTCTGGCACTGCCCACTTCTCCAGCACCTTCTGTCAGGAAACCTGGAGACCGCTTCATTCCCTCTAGGGCTGGTGCCAACTGGGGCCTGCACTTCCGTAGCAATGATGACTCTGAGAAATCTCTCACGCTGAAGACCCAAACCAAACATCCTGACACACGCAACCAGAAAAGTGACCTTGTCTACTCTGCCCTGTTGAAGAACGAGCTTCTGGGAGCCAGGATCCAGAAAGTCCAGGATCCAAAAGCAGAGGACCAAACACTGCAGCTTTCTGTGCCAACCAAAAAGAATCTTTTTACCTTCTCCCCTAGAATTAAGCGTTGGAGCCCTGATACCAGGTATGAAGTCTCACCTTATCATTTGTCACCCATCAGCAAGAGAAGTCAGACCTTACTAACATCTGCACGGCAACTGACCCGGAACATTGCCAAAAGCCCGTTCAAGATTCTCGAGGCCCCTGACCTTCGTGATGACTTCTACTTGAACCTTTTGGATTGGTCTCGTCTCAATGTCATCGCTGTGGGCCTGGACAGTGATGTTTACCTGTGGAGTGCTCTTACATGCCAGGTAACAAAACTGTGTGACCTCTCTCTGGAAGATGATTTTGTGACCTCTGTGAACTGGTCTGAACATGGGAACTTGTTAGCAGTTGGCACACAGAGAGGCTTTGTGCAGatctgggatgtaggtgctgaAAAGATATTGTCTGTACTGCGTGGCCACGTAGCCAGGGTCAGTTCATTGGCCTGGAATGCAGACCAGATTTCTTCTGGGAGCAAAGACAGAAGGATCCTTCAGAGAGATATCCGGGCACTCTCCCTGCAGTCTCAGCGCAGGCTGAAAGGTCACAAGCAGGAGGTGTGTGGGCTGAGATGGTCCCCAGATCACCACCTGCTGGCCTCAGGTGGGAATGACAACAAGGTTATAGTCTGGAATGATTTCAGTTTAAAGCCATTCCAGCAGTATACCCATCATAAGGCAGCTGTGAAAGCCATTGCGTGGTCTCCCCACCAGCACCGTGTGTTAGCATCGGGTGGTGGTTCAGTTGACCGCTGCATCCGATTCTGGAATACGCTGACAGGGCAGCCCCTGCAGCAAATTGATACTGGTTCTCAGGTGTGCAACCTGGCCTGGTCTAGGCAGGACAGTGAGCTAGTCAGCACTCATGGCTTCGCAGAGAATCAGATTGTTGTCTGGAGGTATCCCTCCCTGACCCAAGTAGCCAAACTTACAGGTCATTCCAATCGAATTTTGTATATGGCAGTATCTCCTGATGGACAGGCCATAGTTACAGGGGCTGGAGATCAGAGCCTAAGGTTTTGGAATGTTTTTCGCAAAAATCGTTCACCAAAGGAATCTGTATCTGTCCTCAATCTCTTCACTAGAATCCGGTAA